A genome region from Pseudomonas sp. S06B 330 includes the following:
- a CDS encoding LysR family transcriptional regulator, which yields MNISNFDLNLLRVLDVLLREQNVSRAAERLALSQPTVSNALARLRELLDDPLLVRIGRRMQPTPKALALEGPIRSALQQIEQTLNVGDSFDPHHSRQTFRIAMTDFVEQLCMPTLLPRLQDSAPHLRLDIAPLAPSLPVDALDRGQLDLVLGRFDEIPARFTRRLWRRETLHVALRNDHPLLSGALDLDSFLRLRHLWVHGGQTRGMVDQWLGEQGLARQIVYTTPNYLQAAHLVAASDLCVVLPTQLARHFASLLPLQLHELPFALEAFELELVYLAQRGQDRALNWLVGEILGVTQG from the coding sequence ATGAATATAAGCAATTTTGACCTCAATCTACTGCGCGTCCTCGACGTGCTGCTGCGCGAACAAAACGTGTCGCGTGCTGCCGAACGCCTGGCCCTCAGTCAACCGACGGTGAGCAATGCCCTGGCGCGCCTGCGTGAGCTGCTCGACGACCCGTTGCTGGTACGCATCGGTCGGCGCATGCAACCTACGCCCAAGGCACTGGCGCTGGAGGGCCCGATCCGCTCGGCCTTGCAGCAGATCGAGCAGACCCTCAACGTCGGCGACAGTTTTGACCCGCACCACAGCCGCCAAACCTTTCGCATCGCCATGACCGACTTCGTCGAACAACTGTGCATGCCCACCTTGCTGCCCCGCCTGCAGGACAGCGCACCCCACCTGCGCCTGGACATTGCCCCACTGGCGCCAAGCTTGCCGGTCGACGCCCTGGACCGTGGCCAGCTCGATCTGGTTTTGGGCCGTTTCGACGAGATTCCTGCGCGTTTCACCCGACGCTTGTGGCGCCGCGAAACCTTGCACGTCGCCCTGCGCAACGACCATCCGCTACTCAGTGGGGCACTGGACCTGGACAGTTTTCTGCGCCTGCGTCACCTCTGGGTACACGGTGGCCAGACCCGCGGCATGGTCGATCAATGGCTAGGCGAACAAGGCCTGGCACGGCAGATCGTCTACACCACGCCCAATTACTTGCAGGCGGCCCATCTGGTGGCGGCTTCGGACCTGTGCGTGGTGCTGCCGACGCAACTGGCACGGCACTTCGCCTCCTTGCTACCGCTGCAACTGCATGAGTTACCGTTCGCCCTGGAGGCCTTCGAGCTGGAACTGGTGTACCTGGCTCAACGTGGGCAAGACCGGGCGCTGAACTGGTTGGTAGGGGAAATACTGGGCGTTACTCAGGGCTGA
- a CDS encoding 3-hydroxyacyl-CoA dehydrogenase, whose product MSNGFDVQQAAVVGAGTMGRGIVISLASAGIPVLWLDASAPMVTAGLKMAADTWAHQVVKGRISEAQAEQNLARIRAVDSYAELADVDLVIEAVYENLELKQEIFRTLDNALKPRAILASNTSALDVDAIAAVTRRPQQVLGLHFFSPAHIMKLLEIVRAKQTSPAVLETARQLGERLGKVAVVAGNCRGFIGNRMLKTYANEARKMLLEGALAQQVDVALQAFGFAMGPFRMYDVVGVDLEWRARQLAGQGMHSPLVQVDNALCELGRFGQKAGRGYYQYAEGSREAVHDPDVDRLIVQIAEGLGYQRRTLSDEEIVERSLLALVNEGAKILEENIAANSHDVDRVYLNGYGFPAAVGGPLSWADGQGLASIQARLQRLQGTHGAHWQPAPLIARLVAAGKGFAAVQEGRV is encoded by the coding sequence GTGAGCAATGGATTCGATGTGCAGCAGGCTGCGGTGGTAGGCGCAGGGACCATGGGCCGTGGGATTGTCATCAGTCTGGCCAGTGCCGGCATTCCGGTGTTGTGGCTTGATGCCAGCGCACCGATGGTCACGGCGGGCCTGAAAATGGCCGCCGACACCTGGGCCCACCAGGTGGTCAAGGGGCGTATCAGCGAAGCGCAGGCCGAGCAGAACCTGGCGCGGATCCGAGCGGTGGACAGCTACGCGGAACTTGCCGATGTCGACCTGGTGATCGAGGCGGTGTATGAGAACCTTGAGCTCAAGCAGGAGATTTTCCGCACCCTGGACAACGCCCTCAAACCCCGCGCGATTCTGGCCAGCAATACCTCGGCGCTGGATGTCGACGCCATTGCCGCCGTTACCCGTCGCCCGCAGCAGGTGTTAGGCCTGCACTTCTTCAGCCCGGCGCACATCATGAAACTGCTGGAAATCGTGCGGGCCAAACAGACTTCGCCCGCAGTTCTGGAGACTGCCAGGCAACTGGGCGAGCGCCTGGGCAAGGTGGCTGTGGTGGCCGGTAACTGCCGTGGTTTCATTGGCAACCGTATGCTCAAAACCTACGCCAATGAGGCACGCAAGATGCTCCTCGAAGGCGCGCTGGCGCAGCAGGTCGACGTTGCCTTGCAGGCCTTCGGTTTTGCCATGGGCCCGTTTCGCATGTACGACGTGGTCGGTGTCGACCTCGAATGGCGCGCCCGTCAGTTAGCCGGGCAGGGTATGCACAGCCCGCTGGTGCAGGTCGACAACGCCTTGTGCGAACTGGGCCGTTTTGGCCAGAAGGCCGGGCGTGGCTATTACCAGTATGCCGAGGGCAGCCGCGAAGCCGTGCATGACCCAGACGTCGATCGGCTCATCGTGCAAATCGCTGAAGGCCTGGGCTATCAGCGGCGCACCCTCAGCGATGAGGAAATTGTTGAGCGCAGCCTGCTGGCACTGGTCAACGAAGGGGCCAAGATCCTCGAGGAAAACATCGCCGCCAACAGTCATGACGTCGATCGGGTCTATCTCAACGGCTATGGCTTCCCGGCTGCCGTTGGCGGGCCACTGAGCTGGGCCGATGGCCAGGGCCTGGCATCGATTCAGGCGCGTCTGCAGCGTTTGCAGGGCACTCACGGTGCCCATTGGCAACCGGCGCCACTGATTGCCCGTCTGGTGGCCGCAGGCAAGGGTTTCGCCGCTGTGCAGGAGGGCCGGGTATGA
- a CDS encoding acyl-CoA dehydrogenase C-terminal domain-containing protein yields the protein MNYRAPLRDMRFVLHELFDLSGHCQQLDIGLDRETIDGVLEEAARFAAEVVAPLNRNSDEQGCRLQDGHVTTPDGFPQAYKRYVEQGWASMTGPVAFGGQGLPQMLAASFHEMLMGASLSFRVYSGLTEGTVLALDRHGSAELKQRYLAQLVSGEWTGTMCLTEPQAGTDLALLRTRAQPHADGSYQLSGSKIFISGGEQDLSDNIIHLVLARLPDAPPGVKGISLFLVPKRLVNVDGSLAERNTLSCGALEHKMGIKGASTCVMNFDAARGWLVGEANQGLACMFTMMNDARFQVGLQGLGIAEAAFQGGLAYARERLQSRSLSGPQAPEKPADPIIVHPDVRRMLLTQKTLSEGCRMLAAYTARQLDLEHRCSAAKRRAALLIPIVKAFFTDCGQEVASLGVQLYGGHGFIREWGMEQLMRDSRITQLYEGTNGIQALDLIRRKLLGDGGLELNALIDELLTETAQATAQMQMAEQVGQQLQQWRALAESVLQACAHDPEEIGAMSVDFLAYSAYTVLAALWLQAAECASQALAAGTDEAAFYQAKLHAADFYLRRVLPRAAAHRQALLAGAGCLMRLSEADFAF from the coding sequence ATGAACTATCGGGCGCCGCTGCGTGATATGCGTTTTGTCTTGCATGAACTGTTCGACCTGAGCGGGCATTGTCAGCAACTGGACATCGGCCTGGACCGCGAAACCATCGACGGTGTGCTGGAGGAGGCGGCGCGGTTTGCCGCCGAAGTGGTGGCACCGCTCAACCGCAACAGCGATGAACAGGGCTGTCGCTTGCAGGACGGCCATGTGACCACCCCGGACGGTTTCCCTCAGGCCTATAAGCGTTACGTTGAACAGGGCTGGGCGAGCATGACCGGGCCTGTAGCGTTCGGCGGCCAGGGCTTGCCGCAGATGCTCGCGGCCAGTTTCCACGAGATGCTGATGGGCGCCTCGCTGTCGTTTCGCGTTTACTCAGGGCTCACCGAAGGCACGGTGTTGGCACTGGATCGCCATGGCAGTGCCGAGCTCAAGCAGCGCTACCTGGCGCAGTTGGTCAGCGGCGAGTGGACCGGCACCATGTGCCTGACCGAACCTCAGGCCGGCACTGACCTGGCGCTGCTGCGCACTCGCGCTCAGCCGCACGCTGATGGCAGCTATCAGCTGAGCGGCAGCAAAATATTCATCAGCGGTGGCGAGCAGGACCTGAGCGACAACATCATCCACCTGGTGCTCGCACGTTTGCCCGACGCGCCACCGGGGGTCAAGGGCATCAGCTTGTTTCTGGTACCCAAGCGGTTGGTCAATGTCGACGGTTCGCTGGCTGAGCGCAATACGCTCAGTTGCGGTGCGCTGGAGCACAAGATGGGCATCAAGGGGGCCTCTACCTGTGTGATGAATTTCGACGCCGCCAGGGGATGGTTGGTGGGGGAGGCGAACCAAGGGCTGGCGTGCATGTTCACCATGATGAACGATGCGCGCTTTCAGGTTGGGCTGCAGGGCCTGGGCATTGCTGAAGCGGCGTTCCAGGGGGGGCTGGCATATGCCCGCGAGCGCTTGCAGTCGCGCTCACTCAGCGGCCCGCAGGCCCCGGAAAAGCCCGCCGATCCGATCATCGTCCACCCCGATGTGCGACGCATGTTGCTGACCCAGAAAACCCTCAGCGAAGGCTGCCGTATGCTGGCTGCCTATACCGCCCGCCAGCTTGATCTCGAACACCGCTGCAGCGCTGCCAAACGGCGTGCGGCATTATTGATTCCGATCGTCAAAGCCTTCTTTACCGATTGCGGTCAGGAGGTCGCCAGCCTTGGTGTGCAGCTGTACGGCGGGCACGGCTTCATTCGCGAGTGGGGCATGGAACAGTTGATGCGCGACAGCCGCATCACCCAGCTCTACGAGGGCACCAACGGCATCCAGGCGCTGGATTTGATTCGACGCAAACTGCTCGGTGACGGCGGTCTTGAGCTCAACGCACTGATCGATGAGCTGCTCACCGAAACGGCGCAGGCAACCGCGCAGATGCAAATGGCCGAGCAGGTCGGCCAGCAGTTGCAGCAGTGGCGAGCATTGGCCGAGTCGGTGCTGCAGGCCTGTGCGCATGACCCTGAAGAGATTGGCGCCATGTCGGTGGATTTTCTCGCCTACTCGGCCTACACGGTGTTGGCCGCACTCTGGTTGCAAGCGGCTGAATGCGCCAGCCAAGCCCTGGCGGCGGGCACTGACGAAGCGGCGTTTTATCAGGCCAAACTGCACGCGGCCGACTTTTACCTGCGCCGGGTATTGCCACGGGCTGCTGCCCATCGCCAGGCTTTGCTGGCCGGTGCCGGGTGCCTGATGCGCTTGTCGGAGGCCGACTTCGCGTTCTGA
- a CDS encoding iron-containing alcohol dehydrogenase, with protein MQSFSFASTAQILCEAGAAVHLARLCRERGARSVLIVTDPGLARLGLLEPSLPGFAEQGLAVQVFDQVLADPPQACVLEGVQLARAMQADAIVGFGGGSSMDVAKLVALLAHPHCQQALSDLYGVDQAKGRRLPLIQVPTTAGTGSEVTPIAIVTTGEHTKMGVVSTLLLPDLALLDADLTVGLPPAVTAATGIDAMVHAIEAYTSKLKRNPLSNLLAREALHMLASNLDQAVHIGSNREARQAMLLGACLAGQAFANAPVAAVHALAYPLGGHFHIPHGLSNALVLPHVLRFNAEVAAPLYAQLAPLLLGERLRPGDTRSLSEQFVSELAELSPRCGLPTRLRDAGVPESSLAQLARDAMLQQRLLVNNPREVSEADALMIYRQAY; from the coding sequence ATGCAGTCATTCAGTTTTGCGAGCACCGCGCAGATTCTCTGCGAAGCAGGTGCCGCTGTGCACCTTGCCCGCCTGTGCCGCGAGCGCGGGGCACGCTCGGTATTGATCGTCACCGATCCGGGCCTCGCTCGCCTGGGCTTGCTCGAACCGTCGCTGCCAGGCTTTGCCGAGCAGGGGCTGGCGGTGCAGGTGTTTGACCAGGTGCTGGCGGATCCGCCACAAGCCTGTGTGCTGGAAGGGGTGCAACTGGCGCGGGCGATGCAGGCCGATGCCATCGTCGGCTTCGGCGGCGGCAGCTCCATGGATGTTGCCAAGCTGGTGGCCTTGCTGGCGCACCCGCACTGCCAGCAAGCGCTGAGCGATCTTTACGGTGTCGACCAGGCCAAGGGCCGGCGCCTGCCGCTGATTCAAGTGCCGACCACCGCCGGCACTGGCTCGGAGGTGACGCCAATCGCCATTGTTACTACCGGCGAGCACACCAAGATGGGCGTGGTCTCAACCCTGTTGTTGCCGGACCTGGCGCTGCTTGATGCCGACCTGACCGTTGGCTTGCCGCCAGCGGTCACCGCTGCCACCGGTATCGATGCCATGGTCCACGCCATCGAAGCCTACACCAGCAAGCTCAAGCGTAACCCGCTGTCCAACCTGTTGGCCCGCGAAGCCTTGCACATGCTCGCCAGCAACCTCGATCAGGCGGTGCACATCGGCAGTAACCGCGAGGCACGTCAGGCCATGTTGCTCGGTGCGTGCCTGGCCGGTCAGGCCTTTGCCAATGCGCCAGTCGCCGCGGTGCATGCGTTGGCCTATCCGTTGGGCGGGCACTTTCATATTCCCCATGGGCTGTCCAATGCACTGGTGCTGCCCCATGTACTGCGTTTCAACGCCGAGGTAGCGGCGCCTTTGTATGCCCAGCTCGCACCGCTGTTGCTCGGTGAGCGCTTGCGACCTGGTGATACACGTAGCCTGAGTGAACAGTTCGTCAGCGAGCTGGCCGAGCTCAGCCCGCGTTGCGGCTTGCCGACGCGCTTGCGCGATGCCGGGGTGCCAGAGAGCAGCCTTGCACAACTGGCCCGTGACGCCATGCTCCAGCAGCGCTTGCTGGTGAACAATCCGCGTGAGGTCAGCGAGGCTGATGCACTGATGATCTATCGGCAGGCGTACTGA
- a CDS encoding acyl-CoA thioesterase, giving the protein MEQPLRDAFRHFHSITTRWHDNDLYGHVNNVVYYSFFDSAVNTYLIEQGGLDIHQGEVVAFVVNSSCDYFASIAFPERIEVGLSVSKLGNSSVHYTLGIFKAGEQQACAAGRFVHVFVERASNRSQPIPEPLRAALSRLLCD; this is encoded by the coding sequence ATGGAACAACCGTTACGCGACGCCTTTCGCCATTTCCATTCGATCACCACGCGCTGGCACGACAACGACCTCTATGGCCACGTCAACAACGTCGTCTACTACAGCTTTTTCGACAGTGCGGTGAACACCTACCTGATCGAGCAGGGCGGGCTGGATATTCACCAGGGTGAGGTGGTCGCTTTTGTGGTCAATTCCAGCTGTGACTATTTTGCCTCCATTGCCTTCCCCGAGCGCATTGAGGTCGGCCTGTCGGTGAGCAAACTGGGTAACAGCTCAGTGCATTACACACTGGGTATTTTCAAGGCCGGCGAGCAGCAGGCGTGTGCGGCGGGACGCTTTGTCCACGTCTTCGTCGAGCGCGCCAGCAACCGCTCGCAGCCTATCCCTGAACCCCTGCGAGCGGCATTGAGCCGTTTGCTCTGTGACTGA